From the Planifilum fulgidum genome, one window contains:
- a CDS encoding IS3 family transposase: MLAQFGLRSSMSRRGNCLDNAPIESFFSHLKTEALQHHHIQDTEQAQILIQRYIRFYNEERLQLKLNKLTPVEYRRQHAA, from the coding sequence ATGCTAGCTCAGTTTGGCCTCAGATCCAGCATGTCAAGAAGAGGCAATTGCTTGGACAATGCCCCAATCGAGAGCTTCTTCTCCCACTTAAAGACAGAAGCTCTCCAACACCATCATATCCAAGATACTGAGCAGGCTCAAATCCTAATTCAAAGGTATATTCGTTTTTACAACGAGGAGCGGCTTCAACTGAAATTAAACAAGCTGACGCCTGTAGAATACAGGCGTCAGCACGCCGCATAA
- the lhgO gene encoding L-2-hydroxyglutarate oxidase yields MYDFVIIGGGIVGISTAYHLVSSAPGAKVLVLEKEPSLGLHQTGRNSGVIHSGIYYRPGSLKARFAVEGSRAMYAFCRRHDIPHERCGKVIVAVREEERPQLEALYRRGIQNGLRLKKLTPEELREKEPHVRGLEALYVPDTGIVDFRRVLRVLAAMAEEKGVEIRTSAGVEEIEEHREWTEVHTSGETVRTRFLINCAGLFSDRIARRARVSLDLKIVPFRGEYYELRPEKRHLVKNLIYPVPNPSFPFLGVHFTRMIDGTVHVGPNAVLALKREGYRKRDICLRDALEVFAYPAFWKIAFRHMPEGIGELVRSFSKGAMVRLVRRYLPEINGGDLIPAPAGVRAQALSRDGRLLDDFVILRSKRGVHVCNAPSPAATASLRIGSYIAERVLEGPFEKSTG; encoded by the coding sequence ATGTACGACTTTGTGATCATCGGCGGGGGGATTGTGGGGATCTCCACGGCGTATCACCTGGTCTCCTCCGCTCCGGGGGCGAAGGTCCTGGTGTTGGAAAAGGAGCCCTCCCTCGGCCTGCACCAGACCGGCCGCAACAGCGGGGTGATTCATTCCGGCATCTACTATCGGCCGGGGAGTTTGAAGGCGCGTTTCGCCGTCGAGGGGAGCCGGGCGATGTACGCCTTTTGCAGGCGGCACGACATTCCCCACGAGCGGTGCGGAAAGGTGATCGTGGCGGTCAGGGAAGAGGAACGGCCGCAGCTGGAAGCCCTGTATCGCCGGGGAATCCAGAATGGCCTGCGGCTGAAAAAACTGACGCCGGAGGAGCTCAGGGAGAAAGAGCCCCACGTCCGGGGGCTGGAGGCCCTTTACGTTCCGGACACGGGGATCGTGGATTTCAGGCGGGTATTAAGGGTGCTGGCGGCGATGGCGGAGGAGAAGGGGGTCGAGATCCGGACCTCCGCCGGAGTGGAGGAGATCGAGGAACACCGGGAATGGACGGAGGTGCACACAAGCGGCGAAACGGTGCGGACGCGGTTTTTGATCAACTGCGCCGGGCTGTTCAGCGACCGGATCGCCCGGAGGGCCCGGGTTTCGCTTGATCTGAAAATCGTGCCCTTCCGCGGGGAGTATTACGAGCTTCGCCCGGAAAAGCGCCATCTGGTGAAAAACCTGATCTACCCCGTTCCCAATCCTTCCTTTCCGTTCCTCGGGGTGCATTTCACGCGCATGATCGACGGGACGGTGCACGTGGGGCCGAACGCGGTGTTGGCCCTGAAGCGGGAGGGGTACCGCAAGCGGGATATTTGCCTGCGGGACGCGCTGGAAGTCTTCGCCTATCCCGCCTTCTGGAAGATCGCTTTCCGGCACATGCCCGAGGGAATCGGGGAATTGGTCCGCTCCTTCAGCAAAGGGGCGATGGTCCGGTTGGTCCGGCGGTACCTTCCGGAAATAAACGGCGGCGACCTGATCCCCGCCCCGGCGGGGGTTCGCGCCCAGGCGCTGTCCAGGGACGGCCGGCTGCTGGACGATTTTGTGATCCTCCGGTCCAAGCGGGGAGTGCACGTCTGCAACGCCCCGTCGCCGGCGGCCACCGCTTCCCTCAGGATCGGATCCTATATTGCCGAACGGGTCCTCGAAGGCCCCTTCGAAAAATCGACGGGGTGA
- a CDS encoding YqaE/Pmp3 family membrane protein, translating into MYFLAIVCPPLAILLTGKPFQALLNIILCILGWIPGAIHAILIVKDHKEEKRLKRLAKLQMQIQLQNQKHE; encoded by the coding sequence ATGTACTTCTTGGCCATCGTATGCCCGCCGCTTGCGATTTTACTGACGGGAAAACCATTTCAGGCACTACTGAATATCATTCTTTGCATATTAGGGTGGATTCCGGGAGCCATCCATGCAATCTTGATCGTCAAAGATCACAAAGAAGAAAAACGCCTTAAACGCTTAGCGAAGTTACAAATGCAAATCCAATTGCAAAATCAAAAGCACGAATAG
- a CDS encoding class I adenylate-forming enzyme family protein, translating to MDVTNGVIGDLLRHRVRLSPDLEAVVTRTKRLTFREYNETVNRVAHFLLQNNIQKGDRVAILCKNLHPFPVIYLAAAKIGAVAVPINWRQKTDEIRYILENCTPKILFYDGDFQQVTPLLGNLPFIQQEIRVANGEDTTGFDHLIQGYPADEPEASVEASDPALIIYTSGTTGRPKGVVCTHSNLDSGSNSIVRTLDLRYRDRFLFVTPLFHISGMVFTITALARGITLVLNTQFHPLQIWDLIESEQITGMFSVPSMLSYMYEIVKTQDIVAPTLRMIVCGGSRVPEHLISGMHEWGFHVVQVYGATEFTGAATFWLPEMGMETCGSAGKPVFSTEMKIVDPVTGEALPPGEIGEVVCRGPLVFAGYWNNPEATEEVIRNGWYHTRDVGYMDEDGFLYIVDRLRDMIITSGEKVFPAQVESVIEQLEEVEESAVVGVKHPVWGELARAYVVLKEGAQIAEEEIIAHVRKHMADYSLHEVEFVKELPKNSMGKVMKYVLRRHANQPGA from the coding sequence ATGGATGTGACCAACGGCGTCATCGGAGATCTGCTTCGACATCGTGTGCGGTTGTCACCGGATCTGGAAGCGGTGGTGACGCGGACCAAGCGGTTGACGTTCCGCGAATACAACGAGACGGTCAACCGGGTGGCCCATTTTCTTCTTCAGAACAATATCCAAAAAGGAGACCGGGTCGCCATTCTCTGCAAAAATCTGCACCCGTTTCCGGTCATCTATCTCGCCGCGGCCAAGATCGGCGCCGTCGCCGTGCCCATCAACTGGCGTCAAAAGACGGATGAAATCCGGTACATACTGGAAAATTGCACGCCGAAGATCCTGTTCTACGACGGCGACTTCCAACAGGTGACTCCGCTTCTGGGGAATCTCCCCTTCATCCAGCAGGAGATCCGGGTCGCCAACGGGGAAGACACCACCGGCTTCGATCATCTGATCCAGGGGTATCCGGCGGATGAACCCGAGGCGAGCGTGGAGGCAAGCGATCCCGCCCTGATCATCTACACCTCGGGCACCACCGGGCGCCCGAAGGGGGTTGTCTGCACCCACTCCAACCTCGACAGCGGAAGCAACTCCATTGTGCGGACCCTCGACCTGCGGTATCGGGACCGCTTCTTGTTCGTCACCCCGCTCTTCCACATCAGCGGGATGGTTTTCACCATCACGGCACTCGCCCGCGGAATCACCCTGGTGCTCAACACCCAATTTCATCCCCTGCAGATCTGGGATCTGATCGAATCCGAGCAGATCACGGGCATGTTTTCGGTTCCCTCCATGCTCAGCTACATGTATGAGATCGTGAAAACCCAGGACATCGTGGCGCCGACGCTCCGCATGATCGTTTGCGGCGGATCCCGGGTTCCGGAACACCTGATCTCCGGGATGCACGAGTGGGGCTTCCATGTGGTGCAGGTATACGGAGCCACCGAATTTACCGGAGCCGCCACTTTCTGGCTGCCGGAGATGGGGATGGAAACCTGCGGCTCCGCGGGTAAACCGGTTTTCTCGACCGAGATGAAAATCGTCGACCCCGTCACGGGCGAAGCCCTGCCGCCGGGTGAAATCGGCGAAGTGGTTTGCCGGGGTCCCCTCGTCTTCGCCGGATACTGGAACAACCCGGAGGCCACGGAAGAGGTGATCCGGAACGGTTGGTACCACACCCGCGACGTGGGCTACATGGATGAAGACGGCTTCCTCTATATCGTGGACCGCCTGCGGGACATGATCATCACCAGCGGGGAAAAGGTGTTCCCGGCCCAGGTGGAATCGGTGATCGAACAGCTGGAAGAAGTGGAGGAATCGGCCGTCGTCGGCGTCAAGCACCCGGTGTGGGGAGAGCTGGCCCGGGCCTATGTGGTCCTGAAGGAAGGCGCCCAAATCGCGGAAGAAGAGATCATCGCCCACGTGCGGAAGCATATGGCGGACTATAGCCTGCACGAAGTGGAGTTCGTCAAGGAACTGCCGAAAAACAGCATGGGCAAAGTGATGAAATATGTCCTTCGCAGGCACGCCAACCAACCGGGCGCCTGA
- the murQ gene encoding N-acetylmuramic acid 6-phosphate etherase, which yields MEQLEHLTTERENEKSVGLDEMSPLEIVTLMNEEDRTVAEAVRQVLPAIAEAVEAIAASFRAGGRLIYVGAGTSGRLGVLDASELPPTFGLDPSRAIALMAGGREAVFQAKEGAEDDAEAGRRDLQGIRLEARDAVVGISASGRTPYVVGALRYAKEIGAKAISLSCNRGSRMSSVADVAIEVVTGPEVLTGSTRLKAGTAQKMVLNMLSTAAMVRLGKTYKNLMVDVKPTNEKLMDRARRILMKATGVSYEEAERALKAADHQVKVALVMIRTGATAEEARARLEAAGGFVRGAVEG from the coding sequence ATGGAGCAGCTGGAACATTTGACGACGGAGAGGGAAAATGAGAAATCCGTCGGGTTGGATGAGATGAGCCCGCTGGAGATCGTCACCCTGATGAATGAGGAAGACCGGACCGTGGCCGAAGCGGTGAGACAGGTCCTTCCGGCCATTGCCGAGGCGGTGGAGGCGATCGCGGCATCCTTCAGGGCGGGAGGCCGGTTGATCTATGTGGGGGCCGGCACCAGCGGCCGGTTGGGCGTCTTGGATGCCTCCGAACTTCCTCCCACCTTCGGACTGGATCCTTCCCGGGCGATTGCCTTGATGGCGGGGGGAAGGGAAGCGGTGTTCCAGGCCAAGGAGGGGGCTGAAGATGACGCGGAAGCGGGGAGGCGGGACCTGCAGGGGATTCGCCTGGAGGCCCGGGATGCGGTCGTGGGGATCAGCGCCAGCGGCAGAACCCCTTATGTGGTCGGGGCGCTCCGGTACGCGAAGGAAATCGGCGCGAAGGCGATCTCCCTTTCCTGCAACCGGGGGTCGCGCATGAGCTCCGTCGCCGATGTGGCCATCGAAGTGGTGACGGGGCCGGAGGTGTTGACCGGTTCGACGCGGCTGAAGGCGGGGACCGCCCAGAAGATGGTGCTCAACATGCTGAGCACCGCCGCCATGGTCCGCTTGGGAAAAACCTACAAAAATTTGATGGTGGATGTGAAGCCCACCAATGAGAAACTGATGGATCGCGCTCGCCGGATCTTGATGAAGGCGACGGGGGTTTCCTACGAGGAGGCGGAGCGCGCGCTGAAGGCGGCGGACCATCAGGTGAAGGTGGCGCTGGTGATGATCCGGACCGGCGCCACGGCGGAGGAGGCCCGCGCCCGCCTGGAGGCCGCGGGCGGATTTGTCCGCGGCGCCGTGGAAGGGTGA